AGGTTAGGGTAAACCCAATCAGGGTAAAGCTCTAGCAAATAGTCAGACTCTATAATTTTATGGGGCTCATTGGTCTTGATAAAGTGAATGGGGGCTAATCCTAATTTCTTCGCCAATTCACCGTAATAATCTTCTTTCCTAGGGTGAGCTGGTGCTACGGCATTGATGGTTAGTGGAGGTTTAGAGGATTCTGAAACCGTGCAAATAATATTAATAAGATCTTCGCGATGAATTAAGTTAACGGGTGTATCAGCGCTAACGGGCGATTGGCTTTTTGAAAGATGAAAAGCAGGATGACGATTTCCACCGATAAGTCCGCCCGGTCTAATGATGATTATTTCTTCCGGAAATTTTTTTATTAAAAGTTGTTCGACGGTTGCAAGCCATTTTCCGCTAGCAGTTCTCGGGAGCGGTAGAGTGCTCTCAGTTAGAATGCCGCTTTGATCTCCATATACGGAAATAGAGCTAATGAAGATGATCTGCTCGCGCGCAGGAATTTTTGCGACAAAATCTTCCGGAGAAATATCAGCCAAAGGTGGTGTATTTAAGAATAAAACGTCGCAAGCTCGCTTCGGAAAATCATGAATCCGCCAGTCAAAGTCCGCGCGGTGAGTTCCCCAGGTTTTTACTCCGTGGGAATTTAGGTTCTCGGATAGAGATTGCCCGAGCCAGCCTAAGCCCACTATTCCCCATATTTTCTGGTAATTCATTTTTGTCATCAATTTATTAGTTTCAAATTGAGATTGTGCTGTCAAGAACGTCGTCAGATTCAAACGCTTCAAAGAAAAAATCAATAATCATTTTAGAGGCTTAACTGCGAAACCGATAAGAACTTAGGTTAACGGAGAGTGCATGCGCTTATTCAGAATCTATCAGTTAGCAATTGCGACCGGCTTGGTATTCACATTCCAAAATTGCACTAATCAATTTGCCATCAGCCCTGACTCTACCCAAGCAGCATCGCCCGCTACCGGACAAGACGTAACAGAACCTCCCGATGATACCAGATTTAAAAGTGCCATTGAAATCATCAATGCTCGTTGTGTGTCTTGTCACAAAACTGGAGGCAGTGCTGCCTTTGCTCCGTTAAACTTTCAGTCTGAGCAACTTTTTATTTCGCAAAGTCTTGTGGTTCCAGGGGATCCATCAAAATCAAAACTGATCTACCGCTTAAAAAATTATCCTGATGCGACTGCGACGAATAGAACTATGCCGGTAGGTTCTGATCTTTCCCAAGACGAGTACAACATCCTTTATACGTGGGTTTCTAAAATGCAGCCCGATGATTCTGGTCCGTTTGCCTGTGATACCCGGGATACGTTGCTTGCGCGTTCCTTGCCGCGATCCATGAAGCGCTTATCTAAAAGACAATACACAAATACTTTGGTTGATCTTCTTTCTCGTGGAATGTCTGTTTCTAATGCGACGACGGCGGTGGAGCAGACTCTTAATAACGTGACATTACCAAAAGACGATGACACCGTTTTTTCACGCTTCGATGGAAGTGTGGTCGCGCAGCACATGAGAGCTTATTTTGATGTGGCGGATTCCGTTGCCGCTCGAGTTACTAACAGTACTTATTATAATTCTTTTGTTACTTCAATGATCGGTCTTAATGCTGGAGGTTGTTCTAGCATTAACACGGCAAGTTTATCTGCCGCGTGTTCTGATCGCTTTATTAATAACTTCGGATTGCGCGCTTTACGACGTCCCTTGAATTCTGAAGAGTTAATCTTGTATCGAACGACCTATGAAACTGCTGGCAGAAATGCAGCAGGTATTAATGCTGTTGTATTCAGATTTCTGATGGCGCCGAATTTCTTATTCAGAATTGAAAATGAAGGATCTGCTGTCACCGCTGATCTTTTAAAAATGAATTCATACGAAGTGGCCTCTCGCCTTAGCTATATGTTCTGGAACTCGATGCCTGATGAAACGCTAATAAGCTTAGCTGCTTCCCGCGATTTAAGTACGGATGCTTCGTTTTTAAGTGCTTTAAATTATGTGGCGGATAGTACGAAGTCCCAGGATAGCATGAAAGAGTTTACGGAAGAATGGCTTCATCTTTCAAAGA
This is a stretch of genomic DNA from Bdellovibrio reynosensis. It encodes these proteins:
- a CDS encoding Rossmann-fold NAD(P)-binding domain-containing protein, producing the protein MNYQKIWGIVGLGWLGQSLSENLNSHGVKTWGTHRADFDWRIHDFPKRACDVLFLNTPPLADISPEDFVAKIPAREQIIFISSISVYGDQSGILTESTLPLPRTASGKWLATVEQLLIKKFPEEIIIIRPGGLIGGNRHPAFHLSKSQSPVSADTPVNLIHREDLINIICTVSESSKPPLTINAVAPAHPRKEDYYGELAKKLGLAPIHFIKTNEPHKIIESDYLLELYPDWVYPNLNGDFALS
- a CDS encoding DUF1592 domain-containing protein, yielding MRLFRIYQLAIATGLVFTFQNCTNQFAISPDSTQAASPATGQDVTEPPDDTRFKSAIEIINARCVSCHKTGGSAAFAPLNFQSEQLFISQSLVVPGDPSKSKLIYRLKNYPDATATNRTMPVGSDLSQDEYNILYTWVSKMQPDDSGPFACDTRDTLLARSLPRSMKRLSKRQYTNTLVDLLSRGMSVSNATTAVEQTLNNVTLPKDDDTVFSRFDGSVVAQHMRAYFDVADSVAARVTNSTYYNSFVTSMIGLNAGGCSSINTASLSAACSDRFINNFGLRALRRPLNSEELILYRTTYETAGRNAAGINAVVFRFLMAPNFLFRIENEGSAVTADLLKMNSYEVASRLSYMFWNSMPDETLISLAASRDLSTDASFLSALNYVADSTKSQDSMKEFTEEWLHLSKIPQFATNNATLNYMADGITLDTSLRTAMIEEVKDLSAYVYRNNMSFLDLFTSNVSFARDSRLVSIYGVTNPAPANVTPTNAIRFPSGERAGVLTRAALLVGGSELANPIKRGIRIRKDILCLSLENPPADLTNALEPPPADINMTTRQRYDHATNPTACMNCHQYINSLGHALGAYNSFGKTWVQEPIFDENGAFTNRYLPVNTFVDLSTSIAPGLNANGPLELSTQVANQHSTLKCFSEKALRFTEERTENVSKEGCRLNNLYSKLKQSQSLKDFFKSMAQDPEFRHRLMQ